In a genomic window of Heterodontus francisci isolate sHetFra1 chromosome 21, sHetFra1.hap1, whole genome shotgun sequence:
- the LOC137381075 gene encoding neuropeptides capa receptor-like, whose product MLQTESTRSSSSVIRVATNLLAIVILSWGKCGLSTCTTRYLVTMARADLLFIITRVILWTIGYYYFPPPYLNIPSVCRVIAFLCHAATDCSVWFTVAFTFDRFVLICSQKLKAKYCTEKTAVVVLATTCIRLCLKNIPFYFAHDPGEKTDNVPWGCYTKPSYFSEPGWVRFDWFDKVLAPLLPFALILLLNALTVRHILVASRVREGLRCQSKGANCSDPEMESRRKSAILLFTISVNFILLWLVYFIDFLFYNITGRDPGVYNDSEFSSTSWIYAAEFKLLHKHIYLWRYSVQVQRTGQECGEISGDINYSINERTKQQIGI is encoded by the exons ATGCTCCAgactgaatccacccgcagctccagctccgtaattcgggtagcca ctaatttactggcgattgtgatcctgtcctggggaaagtgcggcctttcaacctgcaccactcgctacctagtGACGATGGCAAGAGCGGATCTGCTTTTCATTATCACGAGGGTGATACTGTGGACTAtcggttattattatttcccgccaCCTTACCTAAACATCCCTTCTGTGTGTCGTGTTATCGCTTTCCTGTgtcatgcagccacagactgttctgtctggttcacagttgctttcacttttgatcgatttgtgcTCATCTGTTCccagaagctgaaagcaaaatattgcactgagaaaactgcagttgtggttttagcaacaacctgcattcgacTCTGTCTCAAAAACATTCCCTTTTATTTTGCACATGACCCTGGAGAGAAAACcgacaatgtaccatggggctgttatacaaagccaagctattttagtgagcccggatgggtgagatttgattggtttgataaggttttaGCCCCAttactcccatttgctttaattctgttactcaatgctctgacagtcaggcacattttagtggccagtcgagtccgtgagGGACTCAGGTGTCAGAGCAAGGGAGCGAATTGCagtgacccagaaatggagagcagaaggaagtctgcgaTATTACTCTTTACCATATCtgtcaacttcatacttctgtggttggtatatTTCATAGATTTCTTATTTTATAACATTACAGGAAGAGATCCTGGGGTTTACAACGATTCAGAATTTAGTTCTACAAGTTGGATTTATGCTGCTgagtttaagttgctgcacaaacacatttatttatggcgcTACTCAGTCCAGGTTCAGAGAACAGGTCAAGAGTGTGGTGAAATATCCGGTGATattaattattcaattaatgaaaggACAAAACAACAGATAGGAATCTAG